A DNA window from Luteolibacter luteus contains the following coding sequences:
- the ribH gene encoding 6,7-dimethyl-8-ribityllumazine synthase gives MRVCIVAGKYNEQFADALVENTVAELSELMPQTRVDIIRVPGAFEIPVTVANVLDRGESPPACVIALGVILKGATSHADLIANSVTLSLQELAIKHKVPVIHEVLLVEDEKQAYARCIGSNLNRGREAARVAASMVDIFSEIERSMPRVISRNA, from the coding sequence ATGCGCGTTTGCATCGTGGCGGGCAAATACAACGAGCAATTCGCCGATGCGCTGGTGGAGAACACCGTCGCCGAGCTGAGCGAGCTGATGCCCCAGACCCGGGTGGACATCATCCGTGTGCCCGGTGCCTTCGAAATTCCGGTGACCGTCGCAAACGTCCTCGACCGCGGCGAAAGCCCGCCAGCCTGCGTGATCGCCTTGGGGGTGATTCTCAAGGGTGCGACCTCACACGCAGATCTGATCGCGAATTCCGTGACCCTTTCCCTCCAAGAACTGGCCATCAAACACAAGGTGCCCGTGATCCATGAGGTTCTGCTGGTGGAAGATGAAAAGCAGGCCTACGCCCGCTGCATCGGATCCAATCTCAACCGCGGCCGTGAAGCGGCCCGCGTCGCCGCCTCGATGGTCGATATCTTCAGCGAGATCGAGCGTTCCATGCCCCGCGTGATTTCCCGCAATGCCTAG
- a CDS encoding RNA polymerase sigma factor, protein MEIAAAPAVIEVPQVLPSAPTTEEKPTLRQVFEAEESPLLRFAHGLTGRRETAEDLVQEAFLRLHAHWEEVAHPKAWLYRSVRNLALNHLRDHKRESGDEVPDAADDSRGPDGHLARLEAAGAVRLLLAELREDDRTLIELKYNENLKYDQISQRTGLSVGNVGYKLHHLLKSLGESLRRMGIDSPEG, encoded by the coding sequence ATGGAAATCGCCGCAGCACCAGCCGTGATTGAAGTCCCGCAGGTGCTGCCTTCCGCCCCGACAACCGAGGAGAAACCCACTCTCCGACAGGTCTTCGAGGCGGAAGAGAGCCCCCTGCTGCGCTTCGCCCACGGCCTGACCGGCCGTCGGGAAACTGCGGAAGACCTCGTCCAAGAGGCCTTCCTCCGGCTCCACGCGCATTGGGAGGAGGTCGCCCACCCGAAAGCATGGCTCTACCGCTCTGTCCGAAATCTCGCCCTCAATCATCTCCGCGATCACAAACGGGAGTCCGGGGACGAGGTGCCGGACGCGGCGGACGACTCCCGTGGCCCCGACGGGCATCTGGCCCGGCTCGAAGCTGCAGGAGCCGTCCGCCTCCTCCTGGCCGAACTCCGCGAGGACGACCGGACGCTCATCGAGCTGAAATACAACGAGAACCTCAAATACGACCAGATCAGCCAGCGCACCGGCCTCAGCGTCGGGAACGTGGGCTACAAGCTCCACCACCTCCTCAAATCCTTGGGCGAAAGCCTGAGGCGGATGGGGATCGATAGCCCGGAAGGGTAG
- a CDS encoding YicC/YloC family endoribonuclease produces the protein MHSMTGFGRGSATADEGTATVEIACVNRKQAEVVVQSAREFTELEPKIRRAVLNTISRGRIQVTIQFERASGSTAPVSVDLRLVDALESAFDAISEHTGRNVLPEAADFLRTSGIIRIEEGGVSADAAWTAIEPALEVAIEQVLAMRAAEGEDLAKDLSTRLDLLEKTAISIAELAPARPERYRELLTKRLRDAGLELELQDERVLRELVIFADRSDVSEEITRLDSHFRKFREYMAGSEPAGRPLDFLCQEIHREFNTIGSKASDAGIAQHVVEAKTELEKIREQVQNVE, from the coding sequence ATGCATTCCATGACGGGATTCGGCCGGGGCTCGGCCACGGCGGATGAAGGGACGGCGACAGTCGAGATCGCCTGTGTGAACCGCAAGCAAGCGGAAGTGGTGGTTCAATCCGCCCGGGAGTTTACCGAGCTGGAACCGAAGATTCGCCGCGCGGTGCTGAACACGATTTCCCGTGGCCGGATCCAGGTAACCATTCAATTTGAGCGTGCGAGCGGTTCCACCGCCCCGGTCAGTGTCGATCTCCGCCTAGTGGATGCCTTGGAATCCGCATTTGACGCCATTTCCGAACATACCGGCCGGAATGTCCTTCCAGAGGCCGCGGATTTCCTCCGCACCTCAGGGATCATCCGGATCGAAGAAGGCGGGGTTTCCGCCGACGCGGCTTGGACGGCCATCGAGCCGGCCCTGGAGGTCGCGATCGAGCAGGTCCTGGCGATGCGTGCAGCCGAGGGCGAAGACCTCGCCAAGGACCTTTCCACCCGCCTCGACCTTCTGGAGAAAACCGCCATTTCGATCGCCGAACTGGCCCCCGCCCGCCCGGAACGCTACCGGGAACTGCTGACGAAACGCCTCCGCGATGCCGGCTTGGAGCTGGAACTGCAGGATGAGCGGGTCCTCCGGGAGCTGGTGATTTTCGCCGACCGTTCCGATGTTTCCGAGGAGATCACCCGACTGGACTCCCATTTCCGGAAATTCCGCGAATACATGGCCGGAAGTGAACCCGCGGGCCGCCCCCTCGATTTCCTCTGCCAAGAGATCCACCGGGAATTCAACACGATCGGCTCGAAAGCATCCGACGCCGGAATCGCCCAGCACGTGGTGGAGGCAAAGACCGAACTCGAGAAAATCCGCGAGCAGGTGCAAAACGTTGAGTAG
- the nusB gene encoding transcription antitermination factor NusB, producing MPSRRQIREAVVQFLYCADLEGGADPSSIREPFWQFVTESDRRALLQATWKTLHHLSLGREARLKEFQDRLPVAMATLRARPDLERTAKDLQQVSDLENKWSAGMIELSRIPRDSDDDAFSERFEPALSAFFRNDKDLILARKRFLQALEDIPGLRAQMDPVAGAIRRLDRISERVRMVEEPERFPDQVDLAKLRESKEALASLRRETDSMANAVRRERESIDQRLAAVVENFAPERIDPVDRAILRLATWEILHDPEVPAPVAINEAIELAKRFGTTDSGRFVNGILDKIAKEKADAGS from the coding sequence ATGCCTAGTCGCCGACAAATCCGCGAGGCGGTGGTGCAGTTCCTTTACTGTGCCGATCTCGAAGGAGGGGCCGATCCCTCCTCCATCCGCGAACCCTTCTGGCAATTTGTCACGGAGTCGGATCGCCGCGCCCTTCTCCAGGCGACATGGAAGACCCTGCATCACCTGAGTCTCGGCCGTGAAGCCCGGCTGAAGGAATTTCAGGATCGCCTCCCTGTCGCCATGGCCACCCTGCGCGCGCGTCCGGATCTGGAGCGCACGGCGAAGGACCTGCAGCAAGTTTCGGATCTCGAAAACAAGTGGAGCGCCGGCATGATCGAACTCTCGCGCATTCCGCGCGACAGTGATGACGACGCCTTCAGCGAACGTTTCGAACCTGCACTCTCGGCCTTCTTCCGGAATGACAAGGATCTGATCCTGGCCCGGAAGCGCTTCCTCCAAGCCTTGGAAGACATCCCCGGCCTTAGGGCGCAGATGGACCCAGTCGCCGGAGCGATCCGCCGTCTTGACCGGATTTCCGAGCGCGTCCGCATGGTTGAGGAGCCGGAACGTTTTCCCGATCAGGTAGACTTGGCAAAGCTTCGCGAAAGCAAGGAAGCGCTCGCCTCCCTGCGCCGCGAAACCGACTCCATGGCCAATGCCGTGCGCCGCGAACGCGAGTCCATCGACCAGCGTCTTGCAGCGGTGGTTGAGAATTTCGCTCCTGAGCGTATCGATCCCGTCGACCGAGCGATCCTTCGTCTCGCTACTTGGGAAATTCTCCACGATCCGGAGGTCCCCGCACCAGTGGCGATCAATGAAGCGATCGAACTCGCCAAGCGCTTTGGCACCACGGATTCCGGACGCTTTGTCAACGGCATCTTGGACAAGATCGCGAAGGAGAAAGCAGACGCGGGATCCTGA
- a CDS encoding DUF2167 domain-containing protein → MRFLSALPLLFAVGLAFAQEAPVPAKDGQLSPEEIQAANEAFVAKALAGITYAEGTAQLPGGIARLELPAGFRFIDSADARKVVVDLWGNPPQQASDLMGMVVPAGESLENPDSWAIVISFSEDGHVSDSDADEIDYNDLLSQLKEGNRQANEALKTQGFPTLELVGWAVPPRYDKQNKALHWAKQLKSPQSEEDTLNYNVRVLGRRGVLVLNGVAGMNRVADVEAATPGIVSMVQFNSGHRYADFNEATDKKSDYSLAGLVLGGAVAAKIATKAGLLAKLGTILIAAKKFVVIGVIALVALVKRLFGRKSAA, encoded by the coding sequence ATGCGCTTCCTTTCCGCCCTCCCGCTCCTCTTCGCCGTCGGTCTCGCCTTCGCACAAGAAGCGCCCGTCCCAGCCAAGGACGGACAGCTCAGTCCGGAAGAAATCCAAGCCGCGAACGAAGCCTTCGTCGCGAAAGCCTTGGCGGGAATCACCTATGCGGAAGGGACCGCCCAACTTCCGGGCGGGATCGCGCGTTTGGAGCTTCCGGCAGGTTTCCGCTTCATCGACTCCGCCGACGCTCGCAAGGTCGTGGTGGATCTCTGGGGAAATCCTCCGCAACAAGCGTCGGACCTGATGGGGATGGTGGTGCCTGCCGGCGAGTCTCTGGAAAATCCAGATTCTTGGGCGATTGTGATTTCCTTTTCTGAAGACGGCCACGTCAGCGATAGCGACGCCGACGAGATCGACTACAACGATCTCCTTTCCCAATTGAAAGAAGGCAACCGCCAGGCCAACGAAGCGCTTAAGACCCAAGGTTTTCCCACCTTGGAACTTGTCGGTTGGGCTGTGCCGCCCCGCTATGACAAGCAGAACAAGGCCCTGCACTGGGCGAAGCAGCTCAAAAGCCCTCAGAGCGAAGAAGACACGCTCAACTACAACGTCCGTGTTCTGGGACGTCGCGGAGTGCTGGTTCTCAACGGCGTCGCCGGGATGAACCGCGTGGCGGATGTCGAAGCCGCCACACCGGGTATCGTCTCGATGGTTCAATTCAATAGCGGCCATCGCTATGCCGACTTCAACGAAGCGACCGACAAAAAGTCGGACTACTCGCTGGCAGGCCTGGTGCTCGGTGGAGCGGTAGCCGCCAAGATCGCGACAAAGGCGGGCCTGCTCGCAAAGCTCGGCACCATCCTGATCGCCGCGAAGAAATTCGTCGTGATCGGAGTCATCGCCCTAGTCGCCTTGGTGAAGCGGCTCTTCGGACGGAAAAGCGCGGCCTGA
- the tatC gene encoding twin-arginine translocase subunit TatC, which produces MFLLTKVFQLRDKANPEHEKPFLDHLDDLRVMITRCLVTLMISMVVCFAFQDDLMAILRKPVEEVRLIHVSNQLSVESGPKLTPDNWEEAKKIERAASTLGPERGETLLKEFDADTLGRVELVRLLRAIAVLPKEKHAGFLERVQTDPAVRSTTLGLLEKGASPEIDVRGNLQLMSALKPTETFMLSMKLAFFAGIVVSFPLLLLFILQFVLPGLHQHEQKVMWPALVIGFGLFLFGVFFAYYFVLPRALTFFFEWSSKLGVSNDWRIGEYITFATQFTLLFGLSFELPVVVMVFVKIGLLTHEAMRRTRAYAILAITVVAAIITPTPDAFTLCLMAGPMIVLYELCIWLAYFDAKKQEKAEAEEERQRMERLLTDSDEKDTKHEEEDRSDPWDPSSSEEGWKAGEEAKAEAKSEDEEPPQSIPDEEKRRMSDI; this is translated from the coding sequence ATGTTTTTGCTGACGAAGGTTTTCCAACTGCGGGACAAGGCGAACCCGGAACACGAGAAGCCTTTCCTAGACCATCTGGACGACCTGAGGGTGATGATCACCCGCTGCCTGGTGACACTGATGATCTCCATGGTCGTCTGTTTCGCCTTCCAGGATGACCTGATGGCAATCCTCCGGAAGCCGGTCGAAGAAGTCCGGCTGATCCACGTGAGCAACCAGCTTTCCGTGGAATCCGGCCCGAAGCTCACTCCCGACAACTGGGAGGAAGCCAAGAAAATCGAACGTGCCGCCTCCACCTTGGGGCCGGAGCGCGGTGAGACCCTCCTGAAGGAGTTCGATGCCGATACCTTGGGCCGCGTCGAACTGGTGCGTTTGCTGCGTGCCATCGCCGTCCTGCCGAAGGAAAAGCACGCAGGCTTCCTCGAGCGCGTTCAAACCGATCCTGCGGTCCGGAGCACCACGCTCGGACTACTTGAAAAGGGCGCCAGCCCCGAGATCGACGTGCGCGGCAACCTGCAGCTCATGTCGGCGCTGAAGCCGACAGAGACCTTCATGCTTTCCATGAAGCTCGCGTTCTTCGCCGGCATCGTGGTTTCGTTTCCCCTTCTGCTGCTCTTCATCCTGCAGTTCGTCCTGCCGGGGCTGCACCAGCACGAGCAAAAGGTCATGTGGCCAGCCTTGGTCATCGGCTTCGGGCTTTTCCTTTTCGGGGTCTTTTTCGCCTATTATTTCGTCCTTCCCCGGGCGCTGACCTTCTTCTTCGAGTGGAGCTCGAAGCTGGGTGTCTCCAATGACTGGCGGATCGGGGAATACATTACCTTTGCGACCCAATTCACCCTACTGTTCGGCCTCTCCTTCGAGCTGCCGGTGGTTGTGATGGTCTTCGTGAAGATCGGCTTGCTGACCCACGAGGCGATGCGCCGCACCCGCGCCTACGCGATCCTGGCGATCACGGTCGTGGCCGCTATCATCACTCCCACGCCGGACGCCTTTACCCTTTGCCTGATGGCCGGGCCGATGATCGTGCTCTACGAGCTGTGCATCTGGCTGGCCTACTTCGACGCGAAAAAGCAGGAGAAGGCCGAGGCAGAAGAGGAGCGGCAACGGATGGAGCGCCTGCTCACCGACAGCGACGAGAAGGACACCAAACACGAGGAAGAGGACCGTAGCGACCCGTGGGATCCTTCCTCTTCAGAAGAAGGCTGGAAGGCCGGGGAGGAAGCCAAGGCCGAGGCCAAGTCGGAGGACGAGGAGCCTCCCCAGAGCATCCCGGACGAGGAAAAGCGCCGGATGTCGGACATTTGA